One genomic segment of uncultured Desulfobacter sp. includes these proteins:
- a CDS encoding acyltransferase, producing MIRDKRPYYIKQAWYRFQNFYVRRYLAPQLSSLGPHPYIIKPWYIELFGSPISIGSHVTLLGCPDKRTRLTVWSEKKDIDGIRIGDHVLISPGVRISAANSICIADSCMLASHAYITDSDWHGIYDRSLPPAGRSRVVLKENVWIGDSAIVCKDVTIGRNSIIGAGAVVTCDIPANVVAAGNPARIIRKLDPAREIITRKDRYGDTEKMTMALETAEKDYLEGNTFLGWIRSLIAPGRK from the coding sequence ATGATCCGGGATAAACGCCCATACTATATTAAACAGGCCTGGTACCGGTTTCAGAATTTTTATGTCCGCCGCTATCTTGCTCCTCAGCTTAGTTCCCTGGGTCCCCACCCGTATATAATTAAACCCTGGTATATTGAATTGTTCGGCAGCCCCATCTCCATCGGCAGTCATGTGACCCTGCTGGGATGCCCGGACAAAAGAACCCGCTTGACGGTGTGGTCCGAAAAAAAAGATATTGACGGTATACGTATCGGGGACCATGTGCTTATCTCTCCGGGGGTGCGGATTTCAGCGGCCAATTCCATTTGTATCGCAGACTCCTGCATGCTGGCCAGCCACGCCTATATTACGGATTCAGACTGGCACGGTATTTATGACAGATCGTTGCCGCCTGCTGGCCGGTCCAGGGTGGTCCTGAAAGAAAATGTGTGGATCGGCGATTCCGCCATTGTGTGCAAAGACGTAACCATTGGGAGAAATTCTATTATCGGGGCAGGCGCCGTTGTCACCTGCGACATCCCTGCCAATGTTGTGGCTGCAGGCAACCCGGCCAGGATCATCCGGAAACTAGACCCCGCCCGGGAAATCATCACCCGCAAAGACCGGTACGGAGATACGGAAAAGATGACAATGGCTTTGGAAACCGCAGAGAAGGACTACCTGGAAGGAAATACGTTTTTAGGATGGATTCGCAGTCTTATCGCCCCCGGCAGGAAGTAA
- a CDS encoding phenyltransferase domain-containing protein, which translates to MHLINVKLHPNSSLNLGSVAGIIADIQRENGDIPWHTGGKTDPWDLVESAMGLNIAGFHDQAMAALDWLAALQNENGSWYSSYMDSVPEDRTTESHMACYLAVGLFHQFLIKRDKADLEKFWSIMSKGIGFALDLQAVTGEIYWAKSPEGKVDPMSLLSGSSSIFMSLKCALAIAGILDRDCPEWEDALKRLGRSIRENIFTYNVSKSRFSMYWFYPILSGALQGRRAKARIDRYWHKYVIEDQGCRCVSDQPWVTIAETSELVLALHAMGRRQKAAIVFSWIHNRVFEDQTFWCGYTYPDMVVWPEDKISWTNAVVLIAADALYGLTPGARLFDHDAWDGCKFTS; encoded by the coding sequence ATGCACCTAATAAATGTAAAGCTGCACCCCAATTCGTCTCTAAACCTCGGCTCAGTTGCTGGTATAATTGCCGACATTCAAAGGGAGAATGGTGATATCCCCTGGCATACCGGAGGGAAAACCGACCCCTGGGATCTTGTGGAATCTGCCATGGGATTGAATATCGCCGGTTTCCATGACCAGGCAATGGCCGCTCTGGACTGGCTGGCCGCTCTCCAGAATGAAAACGGATCCTGGTATTCATCCTATATGGATTCCGTTCCCGAGGACCGGACCACCGAAAGTCACATGGCCTGCTATCTGGCGGTGGGGCTGTTTCATCAGTTTTTAATAAAAAGGGACAAGGCTGATCTGGAAAAATTTTGGTCAATCATGTCAAAGGGAATTGGCTTTGCTTTGGACCTTCAGGCGGTCACAGGAGAGATTTACTGGGCAAAGAGTCCCGAGGGCAAGGTTGATCCCATGTCTCTTTTGTCAGGCAGTTCTTCCATATTCATGAGCCTGAAATGTGCCCTGGCCATTGCCGGTATCCTAGACCGTGACTGTCCGGAATGGGAGGATGCACTTAAACGCCTTGGCAGATCCATCAGGGAAAATATTTTTACCTATAACGTGTCCAAGTCCAGATTTTCCATGTACTGGTTTTACCCAATACTGTCCGGGGCATTGCAGGGACGCCGGGCAAAGGCACGTATTGATAGATACTGGCATAAATATGTCATTGAGGACCAGGGATGCCGCTGTGTCTCCGACCAGCCCTGGGTGACCATTGCCGAAACCTCGGAGCTGGTGCTTGCACTTCACGCCATGGGACGTCGTCAAAAGGCGGCTATTGTTTTTTCCTGGATTCACAACCGGGTGTTTGAGGATCAAACCTTCTGGTGCGGCTACACGTATCCGGATATGGTGGTCTGGCCGGAGGATAAAATATCCTGGACCAATGCCGTGGTTTTGATAGCCGCCGATGCCTTGTACGGCCTGACACCCGGGGCCCGGTTGTTTGATCATGATGCATGGGACGGCTGTAAGTTTACATCTTGA